The genome window CGTACGCCGCTGTCTTCCGTTCGAGCCGCACCGCAACCGCGGATGCGCCAGCACCAAAGGAGTCCCTGCGAGGACCCGGGTAGAGGTTCAGCTTTATGGCGGCTTCCGTGAACACGGTAAGGGGGATAGCGTGGAAGTGACGCTGGGCGAGTGCTCGACCGTCGCCGAACTGCGCGCAGCCTTTGCCGCGCAGCTGGGCAGCGAGAGAGCGCGCGCTCTGCTGAAAGTTTCAGTCTTTGCAGACGATGAACGCGTCCTGCTCGATACCGATCCGCTACCGACGGGCAGCGTGCTGTCGGTACTTCCTCCGGTCAGCGGCGGGTAGGAGCATGGCGGTGAGCGGAATCATCACGCTGATTAGCGGAGCGCCACTGGATGCGGAGGCCGCGCTGTCGCATTGCTCGGCCTCCGGACATGGCGCGGCGGATCTGTTCATCGGCCGTGTGCGCGATCACAATCTCGGGCGCGAAGTTCGTGCCGTCAGTTATGACATGCACGCCACGCTGTGCCTGCGCGTCTTCGAGGACATCGGTCGGGAGGCGCGCGACGAGTGGGGTAAGTCGCTGCGCCTGTGGCT of Algiphilus aromaticivorans DG1253 contains these proteins:
- a CDS encoding molybdenum cofactor biosynthesis protein MoaE — translated: MSGIITLISGAPLDAEAALSHCSASGHGAADLFIGRVRDHNLGREVRAVSYDMHATLCLRVFEDIGREARDEWGKSLRLWLVHRHGRLAVGDASVIAAASSTHREEAFRACRYLIEQMKHRAPIWKQEHYTDGDSEWVQGHALCQHG